Proteins encoded together in one Myxococcota bacterium window:
- a CDS encoding enoyl-[acyl-carrier-protein] reductase — MLSIDLTGKRAFVAGIADDWGFGFAIAKRLAEAGATVCAGTWPPAYGIFTKMLERGKIGDSLRFASGGALAFERILPLDAEWDTLADVPVEVRENRRYKEHDDFTIQGAANRLTAEFGEQPLDIVVHSIANGSEVKNALLDTSRRGYLSAVSASAYSFVSLVQRLGPLLRPRGAFLSLTYLAGERVIPGYGGGMSSAKAALESDTRTLAFEAGRRFGARVNAISAGPWASRAASAIGFIETMIDYAKRNSPLPEPIDADEVGTTAAFLCSPLASGITGATVFVDKGYHAMGVAVDAKSAGEPAKE; from the coding sequence ATGCTTTCGATCGACCTCACGGGGAAGCGCGCGTTCGTCGCCGGCATCGCCGACGACTGGGGGTTCGGATTCGCGATCGCCAAGCGCCTGGCCGAGGCGGGCGCGACGGTCTGCGCAGGCACCTGGCCGCCCGCCTACGGGATCTTCACCAAGATGCTCGAGCGCGGGAAGATCGGCGATTCGCTGCGCTTCGCCTCGGGCGGAGCCCTGGCCTTCGAGCGCATATTGCCGCTCGACGCCGAGTGGGACACGCTCGCGGACGTGCCGGTCGAGGTGCGCGAGAACCGCCGCTACAAGGAGCACGACGACTTCACGATCCAGGGCGCGGCCAACCGACTCACCGCCGAGTTCGGCGAGCAGCCGCTCGACATCGTGGTGCACTCGATCGCGAACGGCTCCGAGGTGAAGAACGCGCTGCTCGACACCAGCCGCCGGGGCTATCTCTCGGCGGTGTCGGCGAGCGCCTACTCGTTCGTGTCGCTCGTGCAGCGCCTGGGGCCGCTGCTGCGGCCCCGCGGCGCGTTCCTGTCACTCACCTATCTCGCGGGCGAGCGGGTGATTCCCGGCTACGGGGGCGGCATGTCGTCGGCCAAGGCGGCGCTCGAGAGCGATACACGCACGCTGGCGTTCGAGGCCGGCCGCCGCTTCGGCGCGCGCGTGAACGCGATCTCGGCCGGGCCGTGGGCCTCGCGCGCCGCGTCGGCGATCGGCTTCATCGAGACCATGATCGACTACGCCAAGCGCAACTCGCCGCTGCCCGAGCCGATCGACGCCGACGAGGTGGGCACGACCGCCGCATTTCTGTGTAGCCCGCTCGCCAGCGGCATCACCGGCGCGACCGTGTTCGTCGACAAGGGCTATCACGCGATGGGCGTCGCGGTCGACGCCAAGTCCGCGGGAGAGCCCGCCAAGGAATGA
- a CDS encoding pyridoxamine 5'-phosphate oxidase family protein: protein MSRRSLITMTPDEVAKFLESKKTMTIVSNGVGGFPHPMPMWFARDPDGAIRMATYRTSQKIKNIQRDPRVSLLCEEGSEYAELKGVVMYGNAELVDDFVLAVDTLLRAGGRGEGLPKDPAASKQIQDAMRKNAEKRYVIRVRPERIVSWDHSKLGGTY, encoded by the coding sequence ATGTCCAGACGCAGCCTGATCACCATGACCCCGGACGAGGTCGCGAAGTTCCTCGAGTCCAAGAAGACCATGACCATCGTCTCGAACGGCGTCGGCGGGTTCCCGCATCCGATGCCCATGTGGTTCGCGCGCGACCCGGACGGGGCGATCCGCATGGCCACCTACCGCACGAGTCAGAAGATCAAGAACATCCAGCGCGACCCGCGCGTGTCACTCCTGTGCGAGGAGGGCAGCGAGTATGCCGAGCTGAAGGGCGTGGTCATGTACGGCAACGCGGAGCTGGTCGACGACTTCGTGCTGGCCGTGGACACGCTGCTGCGCGCCGGCGGCCGCGGCGAGGGCCTGCCCAAGGACCCGGCTGCCTCGAAGCAGATCCAGGACGCGATGCGAAAGAATGCTGAAAAGCGCTACGTGATTCGCGTCCGGCCCGAGCGCATCGTCTCGTGGGACCACTCCAAGCTCGGCGGGACCTACTGA
- a CDS encoding SGNH/GDSL hydrolase family protein encodes MRRIAFVALTLCLSFGQPAFAASFDSLISFGDSLSDTGSGPATPPGYGGRFSNGPVWEEYLASSLAIPAASTKDYAIGGATSGTGNVNGTTTGLLTQVSGFVAAPDHLGSSTLYTVWAGGNDAIAAALGGGDPVAAANQAAINIASAITQLAGTGAQYFLVPNLPNGGLLPLAAQVGADPTQANLLSLYGNAQLDAALAPLASALGITIYRADVYTLFQAMVANPAAYGLSDVVDPCKTSSSTCANPDQYLFWDSIHPTTVVHSFIGQLALAALPEPEVLALVVALLALSSRFARTAASRRG; translated from the coding sequence ATGCGCCGCATCGCGTTCGTCGCACTCACCCTGTGCCTGTCGTTCGGGCAGCCGGCGTTCGCCGCGTCGTTCGACTCACTGATCTCGTTCGGCGACAGCCTGTCGGACACGGGCTCCGGCCCCGCGACGCCGCCCGGCTATGGAGGCCGCTTCTCGAACGGCCCGGTGTGGGAGGAGTATCTCGCGAGCTCGCTCGCGATTCCCGCGGCCAGCACCAAGGACTACGCGATCGGCGGGGCCACCTCCGGCACCGGCAACGTGAACGGCACGACCACCGGCCTGCTCACGCAGGTGAGCGGCTTCGTCGCGGCGCCCGATCACCTGGGCAGCTCGACGCTCTACACGGTCTGGGCGGGCGGCAACGACGCCATCGCCGCGGCGTTGGGCGGCGGCGACCCGGTGGCGGCCGCCAACCAGGCGGCGATCAACATCGCCAGCGCAATCACTCAGCTCGCCGGCACCGGCGCGCAGTACTTCCTGGTGCCCAACCTGCCGAACGGGGGCCTCTTGCCGCTGGCCGCACAAGTCGGGGCGGACCCGACCCAGGCGAACCTGCTCAGCCTCTATGGGAACGCCCAGCTCGACGCCGCGCTCGCCCCGCTGGCCTCGGCGCTCGGCATCACGATCTACCGCGCCGACGTGTACACGCTGTTCCAGGCCATGGTCGCGAACCCGGCCGCCTACGGACTCAGCGACGTGGTCGATCCCTGCAAGACGTCGTCGAGCACATGCGCGAACCCGGACCAGTACTTGTTCTGGGACTCGATCCACCCCACGACGGTCGTGCACAGCTTCATCGGACAGCTCGCGCTCGCGGCCCTGCCCGAGCCCGAGGTCCTGGCGCTCGTGGTCGCGCTGCTCGCGCTCAGCTCTCGATTCGCGCGAACAGCGGCTTCTCGCCGGGGGTAG
- a CDS encoding methionine--tRNA ligase: protein VGHALEFVQTDVLARHQRLRGREVRFLSGTDDNALKNVQSAEAAGMAVADFVRVNAQRFADLHDGLDLSNDDFIRTASDPRHRPGVEAIWRACADAGDVYTKSYQGLYCVGCEQFYLPSELVDGKCPEHLTVPTLVSEENYFFRLSRYQEALHDAISRDVLQILPSTRKNEILRFIEGGLDDFSISRSAERARGWGIPVPGDPAQIMYVWFDALGNYISALGYGGSDESLYKRFWLENEERVHVIGKGILRFHAVYWPAMLLSAKQPPPRRILVHDYLTVDGQKISKSLGNTADPFELAARYGKDALRWWMLREVPQTGDADFSVARLIARANEDLANDLGNLLHRTMAMLVRYRGGALPAEGPWDPDAAKLERELPTVGARIDECLADFDFRGALEAVWSLVSEANKFIERRKPWELYKAEQAGGSRAALDAVFHSLYATLRAVARELAPFIPGAASEMSARLARAATPGEKPLFARIES, encoded by the coding sequence CGTGGGCCACGCGCTCGAGTTCGTGCAGACCGACGTGCTGGCGCGTCACCAGCGGCTGCGCGGTCGCGAGGTGCGCTTTCTCTCGGGCACGGACGACAACGCGCTGAAGAACGTGCAGTCGGCCGAGGCGGCGGGCATGGCTGTCGCCGACTTCGTGCGCGTGAACGCGCAGCGCTTCGCGGACCTGCACGACGGGCTCGATCTCTCGAACGACGACTTCATCCGCACCGCGTCGGACCCGAGACACCGGCCGGGCGTCGAGGCCATCTGGCGCGCGTGCGCCGACGCCGGCGACGTGTACACCAAGAGCTACCAGGGGCTGTACTGCGTGGGCTGCGAGCAGTTCTATCTCCCCTCGGAGCTCGTCGACGGCAAGTGTCCCGAGCACCTGACCGTGCCCACGCTGGTCTCGGAGGAGAATTACTTCTTCCGTCTCTCCCGGTACCAGGAGGCGCTGCACGACGCGATCTCGCGCGACGTGCTCCAGATCCTGCCCTCGACCCGCAAGAACGAGATCCTGCGCTTCATCGAGGGCGGGCTCGACGACTTCAGCATCTCGCGCTCGGCCGAGCGCGCGCGGGGCTGGGGCATTCCCGTGCCCGGCGATCCGGCGCAGATCATGTACGTGTGGTTCGACGCGCTCGGCAACTACATCAGCGCGCTCGGCTACGGCGGCTCGGACGAGTCACTCTACAAGCGCTTCTGGCTCGAGAACGAGGAGCGCGTGCACGTGATCGGCAAGGGCATCCTGCGCTTCCACGCCGTGTACTGGCCGGCGATGCTGCTCTCGGCCAAGCAGCCGCCCCCGCGGCGCATCCTGGTGCACGACTATCTCACCGTCGACGGCCAGAAGATTTCGAAGTCACTGGGCAACACCGCCGATCCGTTCGAGCTGGCGGCGCGCTACGGCAAGGACGCCCTGCGCTGGTGGATGCTGCGCGAGGTGCCGCAGACCGGCGACGCCGACTTCTCGGTCGCGCGCTTGATCGCCCGCGCGAACGAGGACCTGGCGAACGACCTGGGCAACCTCTTGCACCGCACCATGGCCATGCTGGTGCGCTACCGCGGCGGCGCGCTGCCGGCCGAGGGTCCGTGGGACCCCGACGCCGCGAAGCTGGAGCGCGAGCTGCCCACCGTGGGCGCGCGCATCGACGAGTGTCTCGCGGACTTCGACTTCCGCGGCGCGCTCGAGGCGGTGTGGAGCCTCGTCTCCGAGGCCAACAAGTTCATCGAGCGGCGCAAGCCCTGGGAGCTGTACAAGGCCGAGCAGGCCGGCGGCAGCCGCGCCGCGCTCGACGCCGTGTTCCACTCACTCTACGCCACGCTGCGCGCGGTCGCGCGCGAGCTCGCGCCCTTCATTCCGGGCGCGGCTTCGGAGATGTCGGCGCGGCTGGCGCGCGCCGCTACCCCCGGCGAGAAGCCGCTGTTCGCGCGAATCGAGAGCTGA